Genomic DNA from Rubinisphaera margarita:
TGTCCCGAGTCGGCCCGCGCGGTCGCCAGTGCGGTCGGAAAGAATCATCTCGCCGTGGCGATTCCCTGTCATCGCGTCATCCGTCGCGACGGAAGTCTGGCCGGATATCGCTGGGGGCTGGAGCGGAAAGTCGAGCTGTTGAACCGCGAGCGGTAAACTTATCGCCCGTCGCCCTTGTAAAGGATCGTGGCTCCCTCCGGGGCCTGCGGCCAGGGCGTTTCTCCCGGGGGCCAGAACTTGGGCTGCGTCTCGCGCACTTTCTCGACGTGCCGCTTGATCCACTCGGGAGCGTTTTTGTTCTCTTTCTGCCCGTAGACCCACGGCAACGGCGGATCCATCAGCATCGTTTTCTCGCCGAGCGGCGGCCGTTCTTTGCTGACTTTTTCCAGCCGAGCTTTGAGTCGCTTCACAACCTCGGGATGCTCAGCGGCGATGTCGGTCCGTTCGCCCGGATCGGCTTCGATGTCATACAGCATGTCGCCCATCAGTTTGTAGCGGCCCGAACGAATCGTCGGCAGCCGCACGCTGGCGGTCACTTCGAAGATGATCTCCTCGCGGGGACTCTTCGCTCCAGCGAACAGCGTTTCGGTCATGTCGATCCCGTCGAGCGGACGTTCCTGATCGGGTTCGGCTCCGGCGAGGGTCACGAACGTCGGGAACAGGTCGGTGATGTGCATCATCTCGTTGTTGATCGAACCGGCTTCCACTTTCCCCGGCCAGCGGAACACGAACGGCACGCGCACGCCTCCTTCATAAGTCGTGTTCTTGGTGCCCCGCCAGGGTCGGTTCATCTCATCGGTCAGCCCACCGTTGTCGTTGCCGAAAATGACAAGCGTGTTGTCGCGGAATCCATACTGGTCCACAGCCGCGACCACGCGTCCGACGGCATCATCCAGACATTTCAGAGCCGCTTCGCGGGGTGAGTACTGATCGGTGTAGCGGGGGACTTCTTCAATCGGTCCGTGCACGGCGTTGAACGGCACGTAGATGAAGAAGGGGCGGTCGGACTTCTGTTCGGCGATCAGGCGGACCGCTTCGTTGGCCATGAGATCGGTCGAGTAACCCTGTTCGAAGAGCGGCTCCTGATTGCGGTGCCAGTCGAAGACGGCGTAGCGAGCCGGGGCGTTGTGCGGGATCGTGTAGTTGTTGTAGTCGATGCCCCAGGCGTAGTGGCCGTACTGATGCAGGAAGCCCTGGCCCATCGGCAGATGTTCCGGCAGCCATTCGCCGCAGTGCCACTTTCCGGTGATCGCCGTGAAATAGCCGGCGTCGCGCAGCGCTTCGGCAATCGTCCGCTCTTCGGTGTCGAGTGCGTGAATCCGGCGTGTTTCTTCGCCCCGTTCATTCTTCGCCAGCGTGAGGTTCAGCTTGGCGAGATAGCTCGGCTTGCCGAAATCTTCCGACCGCCAGTCGCTCCAGGTGCGGAAGGCATAGCGTCCGGTCAGGAACGAAGCCCGCGTCGGGGCACAGACCGGCTGCGCGTAGAACTGCCGCAGCTGCATCCCTTCGCGGGCGAGCCGATCCATCTGCGGCGTCAACTCGGGATTCCCTCCGTTGAAACCGGGCTCGGCGTAGCCCATGTCGTCGGAAAGCAGAAAGACAATGTTCGGCCGACTTCCTGCGACATCAGCCGCGATGGCGGAGGCCGGGATCAGCGTCAGAACCAGAAGAACGAGAGCCAGCAGAGACGGCTTCGAAGAGCGAGAGTGAGTCTGGAAAGTCATCAGGCGTTTCCTGAGCGGGGAACAAACATGCGGACAGATCCTGAGTCCTCAGTATAGCAGTCTGCGGAAAGGTTTGCTGCCGGGAGGAAATTTCGCGGTTGGCTGTCACCCTGCGGACCGGGTTGTCGCTTTCCAGAATGTCAGGGGGCGAATGACCCCAACCCAAACAAAACCAACAACTGATAAGGAACTGAATCATGACCCGTTTCACTCTCGCACTCGTCGCTGTCGCCGCCGTTGCTACCCTGTCCACCAACGTTGAAGCTGGCGGATGCAGCAGCTACAAGTCCTACGGCTACAAAACCTACAACTACCGGAAGACCTACGATTACGGCCACTGCCGCAAGCCGGTTTACGCAAAGCCGATCGTTCGGGAAGTTGTCATCGAGAAGCCCGTCATCAGGGAAGTCATCGTGCAGAAGCCGGTTTGTGAGACCGGCTGCAAGAAGCCGCTGCCGTCACTCGGATTCTTCGGCGTCATCTGTGCTGAGGGAATGCTGGTGAAGGAAGTGATGCCGAACAGTGAAGCCTGCCGACTCGGCCTGGCCCCCGGCGATGTCATCAAGACCTTCGACGACATCCGCATCATCTGCGAAGACGACTGGCTCCACGCCCTGGACTGTGCCGGCCCAACCGCCTGCCTGCAGGTTGTCCCCTGCGGCGAGCACCGTCTGATCGAAATGCACGCCCACCTCGAAGTCGGCCTGAAGTACTAACCCCGAACCGCCAACTCCTTCGCTGCCCGGAGACCCGTCGCAAGACGGGTCTTCTTTTTTTAC
This window encodes:
- a CDS encoding signal protein PDZ gives rise to the protein MTRFTLALVAVAAVATLSTNVEAGGCSSYKSYGYKTYNYRKTYDYGHCRKPVYAKPIVREVVIEKPVIREVIVQKPVCETGCKKPLPSLGFFGVICAEGMLVKEVMPNSEACRLGLAPGDVIKTFDDIRIICEDDWLHALDCAGPTACLQVVPCGEHRLIEMHAHLEVGLKY
- a CDS encoding arylsulfatase, encoding MTFQTHSRSSKPSLLALVLLVLTLIPASAIAADVAGSRPNIVFLLSDDMGYAEPGFNGGNPELTPQMDRLAREGMQLRQFYAQPVCAPTRASFLTGRYAFRTWSDWRSEDFGKPSYLAKLNLTLAKNERGEETRRIHALDTEERTIAEALRDAGYFTAITGKWHCGEWLPEHLPMGQGFLHQYGHYAWGIDYNNYTIPHNAPARYAVFDWHRNQEPLFEQGYSTDLMANEAVRLIAEQKSDRPFFIYVPFNAVHGPIEEVPRYTDQYSPREAALKCLDDAVGRVVAAVDQYGFRDNTLVIFGNDNGGLTDEMNRPWRGTKNTTYEGGVRVPFVFRWPGKVEAGSINNEMMHITDLFPTFVTLAGAEPDQERPLDGIDMTETLFAGAKSPREEIIFEVTASVRLPTIRSGRYKLMGDMLYDIEADPGERTDIAAEHPEVVKRLKARLEKVSKERPPLGEKTMLMDPPLPWVYGQKENKNAPEWIKRHVEKVRETQPKFWPPGETPWPQAPEGATILYKGDGR